GCACAGTTTGGCGCGCTTCCGGCGACTGGACGACGGGGGAGCTGGGCGCCGAAGAGCCAGGCCGGGGTACATTCTGGCGCGAGAAGACGGATGAGGcaatgccgccggcggcagcaaagAAGCCTTCAGGCAGTTCCGATTGACTGAAGGTGACGGACGCGCGACGAAGGCGCCCGCTgagcgatgatgaggcggcagggcggtttgtcgtcgtgctccggccatcgtcggcgctcgATGTCTGAGCGAGTGACCCGGGAGTAGGGCCTTCGATGGCGGGAAAGGGCTCTgttgacgtcgccgtcgcggccggacTCTCGACGGGTGCCATTGCGGCCCGCGAAGAGCAGCTGGGATAGCCGACGTCGACCCAAGGACGGGAGACGATGGAGCGGCAAGCCGAGTGGCACGTTCCCGATCGATACGCTCGTAATCGCTTGCTAAATCGTGTGCGCtgggatgatgatgggttTCCGAGCGGGTGCAGCTACCGACACAGCGCAATACTGAGTGTTTAACAGGTAGACTTATCAGAAGCGCGGGCGTCGTGACGAGGCGAGCCAAGGGTATTAAAGGAGACAAAGAACGGGAGATGATCGGGGGTGGAGATGAGAttggggatggggatggggatcGAGGTCCGGTTTTCAAAGGGCATGGCGTACTCCGTAGTTACGACTCGGGTTGCAACTCTAAACCGCCTGCAGCCAATGGAACCATTGGTGGGCTCAGGCAggcccgacgccggcgctaGGTACTAAAAGTGCCACCATCTGTCTATCGCCGAGGGCCAGGGTCTCAGCATCTCGTTTCTTCTCTCTACCCATTGCGTTCGAAGCAACGCACTTGCAGTGCCCTGCAGCTGTGACGCACGGCGTATCGCACGAGCATGGTTCAACGGCGACTCGAAAATACGCAAGCCACCACGGCAGAAGCGCCTGGGCCTGAAGCAGATACCGTCGCCTGCGTGCAATTTGTTCTCGTTGGCGATCTTGGCTGGGAACGGAGGTGGGTGCGCCCTACGAATCTGCACTAAAACCCAGGAATCCCCACTGCCGCTGGCACATACTCGAGGCTGCGCAGGTGCTGGGCCCCTCTGTGTGGCGCAAACGTCGAGACCGCGTAACACTGAAGGTTCCCATAAGTTAGTACCAGGCACGAAGTACAGAACTTGGTAGGTTGTCCCTAAACTGAAGACATCAAAGTGCGTCGTCAACCATTTTGCACAGCCACAAGGCTTTCGCAGCTGTAGTATCCCCGTTCGAAAGTGTCTTTTTTTTTAGTAGTAATAGAAAGAAGGCCTTGAAAATCGTTCGCGAAAAGTGTTTGCGTCCAGAAATGTTGGCTGAATCCCGAGAGCCTGGTCGCCCGTGGAGTCGCTGATAGATCCGCTTTTCAGCGGGCACATGCTGCCGGTAAGCTGGAACCTGTTGGCAGTACGCTAGGTTGTAACTTGTAGCTAGCGAGCCAGCAAGGTTCGCAGCCGCAACACCGTCTGTCCACTTCAAGCAAAAATTCCGCTCCTCCATTTGCGACTTCAACTCAAAGTCTCCTCGAAACGGACCTACCCTCAGCTGCCTtttcctcgcccgccgcggggacaTCCATTCGATCGTCAGGCACAATCCATCCGATACTCAGCATGCCTGATCAGCAAATAAGCAACGGAggcccggcgtcggcagaAGGTCGCGCCATCATGAACGTCACACGAACCGTAATGAGTAATCTCGAAGACCAGCATGACTGGACTCAGGTCAAAATCCACGACGGTCAGGACTTCCCACGCCCACTCGTTCGGGGACTACCGCCCAAGAGGCTCTACCTACACCCGGACGATCAAATTGAGGCGCTTTCTCACGAGCACAAAACCGGCGAGAAACTATTCCAGGATCCCGAATTCGAATGGGTTCTGCCTGTTCATCTGACTGAGAAATGGTCTCTCGCCCGTTttgccgccgtcttcgactCGATCCCTCAAGAGCCCAGCAGAAGAGCAAAGAGATTCGTATTGGCCTCGCTCCACAACGACTCTACTGTCGTCTACTATCTCATGCATGAGGGGATGGTCAAGCCTCGACAGAACTGAGTCTACCGACATCCCGCTTAAAGTCCACCTCCTACTCTCCTCATGGCTTGAAAATAACCTTCTGCACTTTCATGTTATGAAACAATTCATagccctccttggcctcggtcAGGGGCATGATGTGATCAAACATGAAGCTAAAGATTCGCGGGTCAGTCAGCCACAGCCACATCGGCCTGAAATCGCAGAGATGGCAAGGACGCACCCAAGCTTGTCTTGGTTCTTCTCCAGCACAGCTAGAGCTTCGCCGAAAATGTGCCGAACGGGGCATCGACCCATCTGCAGGCGGATGTTTTTGCTGCACCACCATGATGGTCAGCAGATTTCACGCTTCGTCAAAGCGGCTTAGTCCTTACCCATAACCCTCTCGCCCGGTCCAAGGAATCTGTGGGATGCTGTCATTAGTCTCCGACTGTCGGTCTTGGCCCATCATTACGAACCTCGCCATTGTGGAcgccgatgctgctgatTGCCCCAAAGGTACGAGCCAAGTCAAACGCAGTCCGCAGGGCTGGGGAGTGGCCGACAGCCTCGATAATCATGTCGGCCCCGCGGCCCTCAGTGGCATCCATGACTTTCTGACGCATGTCATCGCCGTCTATGAAGTTCAGCGGCACTGCACCCAGCTTCCGAGCTACCTCGAGCCGGCTTGCGACGCTGTCAACCGCAAAAAGGTGTCGCGGGCGTCGTTGGAGTGCGCAGAGGACGGCACACAAGCCGACCGGGCCGCAACCCACGACGACCATGGTTGACTTCTCGACGTCAATTGTAGGTGACAGCGTGAGCGCGCTCTTGACACCGAAATACCCAGTGGGGAATATGTCCGCCATGAGCAGCAAAGCCTGGTCGGATATGGTATCCGGCGCCTTGAAGATCGTCCCGTCCGCCAGCGGCACCCTCACGTactcggcctggccgccatctAGGAAGCGTGAGCCGAACAAGAGGCTCTTTTCGCATCGAGCGGTGAACCCGCTCTCGCAGTAAAAGCATTTTCCACTAGATGTTTTCATCAACGCAGAGTACAAATGAGTGGCGTTGGACTGTTTCATACCACGACACGGTGAAGGGCGACACCACTCTGTCGCCTACGCGGACGCTGGTCACGCTCGACCCTACTTCAACTACCTCACCCGTGAACTCATGACCCATTATAAAGCCATTGGTCGTCGTTTCATGGCCTCGGAAAACATGCAGTTCTCTGAGGAGTACGACGTCAGCAACTGCCAGGAGCTCAATGTGGAGCGATGCAACTCACGAGCCGCACAAGGCGGTGGCTTGGACTTTGACAATGACGTCCTGGTCATCCTGGACTGCATGTTCATCACAGTCAGTCTCGGTGGGTAGGAAACTACTCTCGGGATGAACTCGGCGTACTCTTCGGCACAGGACGGTCCTGCACCGATATTTGGAACGGGCCGTCGAAGACAACGGCTTTCATGGTAGTGGGCAGGGCCATGTTTGACGGTTTAGGCAGGGATATAGAGATGGGGCTGCGACGCTGTCTGATCAGAACTCGAAAAACGGCCGTTCAAGATGTCTAGTGGGAACGTCGTAGGTTGCGGCCAAGGTCCTCGACTGTGATAGCTCCGCGTGGTCTGAGAACGAGTGGGGTTGCAGGACGGAAAAGGCGGGGGGGATGGCTGCGGGTGCCGACAAACGCTCGTCCACAATTACGTACGTGGTACTTGCCGCAAAACCTCGACAAACTGGCAGTCTCTCAACCCGCTCGACAGGGGCATATCGTATGCCAACTGGAGTCAAGTCCATATGCACAGACTGATCGGAGAGTCCAAGGCCGATCCCAAGTGAGCGTCTGCTCGGGAATCGGACAGGCGGGCAAGCTTTACGACCCACCAAGACGCTGCCAGTTTGATGAGGTTTTACTACAATATATAATGATTCGAATACTTCTTGTAGAATGCCCACAGCCGCTAGCCAAGGTCCAAACCGTTGGTATTGCACGTTGTGACATTCCTGGCGGATGGCAACTAGGTGATGGAGACCGGAGAATGGGTAGCGGACCGGCTTTTCTTCCAACCTAGCACCAACGTTGCTGGACGCAACACGAGGG
The genomic region above belongs to Purpureocillium takamizusanense chromosome 5, complete sequence and contains:
- a CDS encoding uncharacterized protein (EggNog:ENOG503P4EP~COG:S) — protein: MPDQQISNGGPASAEGRAIMNVTRTVMSNLEDQHDWTQVKIHDGQDFPRPLVRGLPPKRLYLHPDDQIEALSHEHKTGEKLFQDPEFEWVLPVHLTEKWSLARFAAVFDSIPQEPSRRAKRFVLASLHNDSTVVYYLMHEGMVKPRQN
- a CDS encoding uncharacterized protein (EggNog:ENOG503NXYU~COG:Q), with the protein product MALPTTMKAVVFDGPFQISVQDRPVPKIQDDQDVIVKVQATALCGSELHVFRGHETTTNGFIMGHEFTGEVVEVGSSVTSVRVGDRVVSPFTVSCGKCFYCESGFTARCEKSLLFGSRFLDGGQAEYVRVPLADGTIFKAPDTISDQALLLMADIFPTGYFGVKSALTLSPTIDVEKSTMVVVGCGPVGLCAVLCALQRRPRHLFAVDSVASRLEVARKLGAVPLNFIDGDDMRQKVMDATEGRGADMIIEAVGHSPALRTAFDLARTFGAISSIGVHNGEIPWTGREGYGKNIRLQMGRCPVRHIFGEALAVLEKNQDKLGFMFDHIMPLTEAKEGYELFHNMKVQKVIFKP
- a CDS encoding uncharacterized protein (EggNog:ENOG503NXYU~COG:Q) yields the protein MGHEFTGEVVEVGSSVTSVRVGDRVVSPFTVSCGKCFYCESGFTARCEKSLLFGSRFLDGGQAEYVRVPLADGTIFKAPDTISDQALLLMADIFPTGYFGVKSALTLSPTIDVEKSTMVVVGCGPVGLCAVLCALQRRPRHLFAVDSVASRLEVARKLGAVPLNFIDGDDMRQKVMDATEGRGADMIIEAVGHSPALRTAFDLARTFGAISSIGVHNGEIPWTGREGYGKNIRLQMGRCPVRHIFGEALAVLEKNQDKLGFMFDHIMPLTEAKEGYELFHNMKVQKVIFKP